A region from the Lolium perenne isolate Kyuss_39 chromosome 4, Kyuss_2.0, whole genome shotgun sequence genome encodes:
- the LOC139839292 gene encoding protein FAR1-RELATED SEQUENCE 4-like, which yields MTARRVQVQVQVRTPFSSSTGRSESKNNMWKCYSQHTDTITMYLEQYEVIQDKCLSTLDKKKQTSSLKTTKAVTRHPFEKQALKQFTHDIFQKFQIEITNNTAFKVDGSLEPGRHLRLKRIVKFYDHMEFKRELFDVTFDDEKKNFMCSFKKMQRDGIH from the exons ATGACGGCTCGTCGAGTACAG GTACAG GTACAGGTTCGGACCCCATTCTCGTCAAGCACAGGAAGGAGCGAGAGCAAAAATAACATGTGGAAATGCTATAGCCAGCACACAGACACAATAACAATGTACCTTGAACAATATGAGGTCATACAAGACAAGTGCTTATCTACCCTGGACAAGAAGAAGCAAACATCCTCACTGAAAACAACAAAAGCAGTTACAAGACACCCGTTTGAGAAGCAAGCTCTTAAACAATTCACACATGACATATTCCAGAAGTTCCAGATTGAGATCACAAACAACACGGCATTCAAGGTAGATGGATCACTTGAACCTGGTCGCCACTTGCGGCTGAAAAGAATAGTGAAATTCTACGACCACATGGAATTCAAAAGGGAGTTATTTGACGTCACATTTGATGATGAAAAAAAGAACTTCATGTGTTCCTTCAAGAAGATGCAGAGGGATGGTATACATTGA